From a single Maylandia zebra isolate NMK-2024a linkage group LG3, Mzebra_GT3a, whole genome shotgun sequence genomic region:
- the LOC143416687 gene encoding protein-glutamine gamma-glutamyltransferase 5-like — MRYNGNPADNILNKVQHVTLLSGQDVAIPIQIPFADYSKYMVNYDSIKVSAVASDSDEYYQTETNITLEQPVISMKVLYPVHVNHEMTLEVEFKNPLNERLRNCSLTVIGCGLFKSDYIQSDLGEVGR; from the exons ATGAGGTACAACGGCAATCCAGCGGACAACATCCTGAACAAAGTGCAGCACGTGACACTTCTGTCTGGACAAG ATGTGGCCATACCTATCCAGATCCCCTTTGCAGATTACAGTAAATATATGGTGAACTACGACAGCATAAAGGTTTCAGCAGTGGCCAGTGACAGTGATGAATACTACCAGACTGAGACCAACATCACCCTAGAGCAACCAGTCATCTCCATGAAG GTTTTGTATCCAGTCCATGTGAACCATGAAATGACATTGGAGGTGGAATTTAAAAACCCGCTCAATGAGAGGCTGAGGAACTGCTCCCTGACAGTCATTGGATGTGGCCTTTTTAAATCAGACTATATACAAAG